TTTGATGCGTGATGTGGGGGGCGGTGGTGGGCTTGTAACGGTGGTGCGATCTGAGGAGGAGGGGGATGGCTGGGGGGAGGGGGCGGATGGTGTTTGGGTAGTGGGTTGTTGGGTAGGGGTTGTTGTGGGTGTTGGAGTGGAGGTTGTGGAGGGGAGATCGAAGGGTTCGTCTGCGGTGGTTGTAAGGATGCCGATTGGGGTGTTTATGGCGACTTTAGTGCCTGCAGGGATAAGAATTTTTCGCAGGTAGCCTGAGTCAAAGGCTTCGAGGTCCATTATGGCTTTATCTGTTTCGACCTCGGCGATGACTTCACCGGATTGGATGTGGTCGCCTTCTTTTTTGATCCAGTTTGCGAGAGTGCCCTCAGTCATGGAGGGGCTGAGCATGGGCATGGTGATGGTTTTGACGGGCATAGGGGTTTTGGGAAGGTTATTCGCTACGTCGGGGGAGGCGGAAGATTTGGTGGGCGAGACCTATGGTGATGATTTCGCCGTTGAGTTTAGTGAGGGAGAAGATGTGATGGTTATGGTATTCTAGCAGAGCGGCTGTGGCTTCACCGCTGAGGCGGCCGATACCCATGGCGCTTAAGAGTGTGTTTTTGTTTTTCATCTTGGCTTCTTCGCTTTGGATGATGTGGGTTTTGTGGGCTTCGAATGAGGGGTTTGTGAGGAAGAGGGCGAGTAGAATCAGAAGTGTGAGGAATAGGAGTCGCATAGGTGGATATTGAAAATTGGCAAATTTTAAGAAAGTGACAAGGGAAGAAGCGGTAGTGTGAGGCTTGATTTATGGGGCATAGAAAAGCAAAGTGGGGGTGTGAAACGAGTTGTTCCGTTGGATGAAGTGGGGGTGTATCGTGCGAAGTTGCGCGCGGAGGGTAAAAAGGTAGTGGGGACGAATGGGTGCTTTGATATACTGCATTATGGGCATGTGTGTTATTTGGAGAGGGCGCGGGCTTATGGAGATTTTCTTTGGGTGGGGATCAACAGCGATGCAGCGGTGCGGGCTCTAAAAGGGGATGGGCGGCCGATCAATACGGCGGAGGATCGAGCGGGAGTGTTGGGGGCGTTGCGTTTTGTGGATGCGGTGACGATTTTTGATCATGTGCGAGCGACTGTTTTTTTGGAGGCTTTGCAACCGGATGTTTACGTGAAAGGGGGCGACTACACTGAGGAGAGCCTGGATCCTGAGGAGCTGAAGGTGTTGCGAGGCTGTGGGGCGCGTATTGTGATTGAGCCGTTTGTTGCGGGGCGTTCTACGACGCGTATTATTGAGAGGATTGCGAACGTCAGATGAAGCCACTGTTGCGTTTGGGGGTGCTGGGCTCGGGGAAGGGGAGTAATTTTTTAGCCATCCATGAGGCTATACAAGCGGGGAAGCTGCATGCCGAGATTCGATTGGTAGTGAGTGATCGAGAGGATGCTGGGATAGTCGAGCATGCACGTCGGTTGGGTTACCCGATTTGGGTTTTGCCTTTGAGTCGCTACAAGACGCGATTAGAGCCGGAACTTGAGGGGGAACTTGTGGAGCGCTTGCGTGAAGCGGGATGTGAATGGGTGATTCTTGCTGGGTATATGCGGGTGGTGAAAGCACCGCTTTTGGAGGCATATAGAGGAAGGATTTTAAATATACATCCCTCGCTTTTACCGGATTTCAAAGGGCTAGAGGCTTGGAAACAGGCATTGGCAGCAGGTGTGAAAAAGACGGGTTGCACGGTGCACTATGTGGATGAGTCTCTTGATGGCGGCGAAATATTAGCCCAACGAGAAGTCCCCGTCTGGCCAGATGATACGCCTGAGGAACTTCATAGGCGAATACAAGAAGCAGAACATATCTTGTATCCAGAGGTGCTTGAGAAACTGTGGCAGAAAGAGCATGGACTAACTTTAGATTGAGCGATACTCGACAAGCTATCAATGCAGGGATAAAGGAAGAAGGACTGCATGAGTGAAATTACGCCGACGATAGGAGAATTTAATCATTGGGCGGAACAGGGGAATGTTATTCCAATTCAGAAGACTTTAGCGGCGGATTGGATTACGCCTTTGGCTGCTTATGAAAAGCTGGCAAAGGATAATCGTTATGCTTTTATTCTGGAGAGTGTAGAGAGGGGGCATCGCTTTGCGCGGTATTCGATCATTGGAGCTGGCCCTTGTGTGGTGATGATGGCGCGTGATGGGATCGAAGAGTGGATTTGGGCGGATGGCAGATGCGAACGCAGGGAGGTGAAAGACCCGTTGAGATCGCTTGAGGGGCACATGCGGCGGTATGTTATACCGAAGGGGATGCCGTCGTTGCCTTTTTTTTGCGGAGGTGCGATAGGCTTTTTGGCATACGAAGCGGGATGTGTGTTTGAGCCGGTGGTGCCGCGGGCGAGGGAAGACGACTTAGGGGTTCCTGATTTTTATTTTATTATATGTGACGAGGTTGTTGTTTTTGACCACGAGAAGCATGTGATCCATATTGTGGTAAACGTTCATCTCAGCGCTGAAAGAGATTTCTCAAGGGTCTATACGGATGCGGTAGGGAGGATAGGCATTATCGAAAGTGTCTTGTGTGAAGCGCATGAGATTAATCCCATACCGATGGGATTAGTGGGGGAAGCAATCGAGAGTAGCGTGAATATGACACGGGACTATTACTGCCAGATGGTGGCGCGTATGCAGCGGTATATCGAGGCCGGTGATATTTTCCAAGTGGTGCCATCTCAGCGTTGGTGTGTAGCGTATGATCATGATCCTATTCTTCTGTATCGTGCGCTTCGTGCGATTAATCCATCTCCGTATATGTTTTGTTTGAAGTTCGATAGTCTAGCTTTGGTGGGGTCATCTCCGGAAGTGCACGTCCGATGTGTGCAGGGGCGAGCAACGATTCGCCCGATAGCTGGCACACGGCCGCGACATGAGGATGCAGAGAGAGATCGAGCGATAGCAGAGGAGCTTTTGGCGGATGAAAAGGAACGCGCAGAGCATTTGATGTTGGTAGATCTTGCGCGGAATGATTTAGGAAGGGTTTGCAGGTATGATACGGTGCATGTGACTGATTTTATGGTGATCGAGCGGTATTCGCATGTGATGCATATTGTTTCGAATGTGGAAGGAAGGTTGCGGGAGGATGTGACGCCGTATGACGTGTTGAGAGCGACTTTTCCGGCTGGGACAGTGACGGGAGCACCGAAAATTCGAGCCATGCAAATCATCGCTGAGAATGAACCGACGTGCCGAGGCACATATGCAGGAGCAGTAGGATACTTTAGTTATGCTGGTAACTTAGACTCTTGCATTGCTATCCGAACGTGGTTGATCAAGGATGGGAAGGCTTATTTGCAAGCTGGAGGCGGATTGGTGGCAGATTCAACACCGGAAGGTGAATATCTAGAGAGCTGCAATAAAGCGCAGGCAGGGCTTAAAGCCATGTCATGGGCAGTTGCTTTAAGCAAACGCAAGATTCGAGCAGGTTCCATAGTCCAATGAGCGGCCAAAATTCTACATTTCTAATCATCGATAACTACGACTCATTCACCTATAACCTTGTTCAATACTTAGGTGAGCTGGGAGCGACAGTCATCGTCAAGCGCAATGATGCTATTTCGGTTGCGGAGATCCGAAAGATGAATCCGGTTGGGATCGTGATCTCTCCAGGGCCGAAGCGTCCAGAAGATGCGGGTGTTTGCAACGAGGTTATTGCGGAGCTAGGCCAGCGAATTCCTATTCTTGGGGTGTGTCTTGGCCATCAATGTATAGGACATGTCTTTGGTGGTGAAATTGTGCGAGCGCCGCGATTGATGCATGGAAAGACGTCGCTGATTTTACATCAAGGAGAAAGTGTGTTTGCGGGTCTTCCTTCACCTTTTGCTGCGACGCGTTATCATTCGTTGATCGTGCGGAAAGAGACACTGCCGGAATGCTTGAAAATAACGGCGACGGCGGACACTCCCGACCAAGAAATAATGGGCTTGATGCATAAAGAGTGGCCGATACACGGAGTGCAGTTTCATCCCGAAAGCATTCTCACCGAGCACGGAAAAGATTTATTAAAAAACTTTATGAAAATAGCATCGGCAACATAACATAGTCCACAGTCAGACGCGCGCTATGAAGCTTAACATCGACCTTCACTGCCACTCACGCTTCTCAGCGGATGGAGTGGCAGATCCAGAGGAAATGGTGCAGGTCGCTAAAGAGCGTGGTCTGCAAGGATTTGCTATTACAGATCACAACACGTGTGCCTGTGTCGATTATTTCCTGCAGCTTGGATTGATGCGGGAAGACGGATTGCCAGTCGATAACTTTCTTATCATTCCTGGACAAGAGATTACCACGAGTGCTGGTCATCTTTTGGCTCTTGGAGTGCGACTTCCTGACTTAAAGGGGATTGATCCGAGTGAAGCGGTGAAGATTATCCATGAACATGGAGGTTTAGCGATACCGCCGCATCCGTATGATTATTTTAGAGCGGGGATTCGAGAGGCCACGCTGCAAGCGATACGCTGGGATGCTATAGAGGTCTTCAACGCGGCCACTACCTTTCGCCATTGTAACCGCCGAGCCTACGAATTTGCCTTAGGCGCACATCTTCCAATGACGGCTGGTAGCGACGCACATCATGCCGAGATGATAGGGATTGCTTATACAATTCTCGATGCGGATGAATTCTCGGTAAATGGGGTTCTGCGAGCGATTCAAAAAGGACCGGAGCGGATGGAACGTTATCTTCGTAAACGTGACGCCTTGCGTAAGACGTGGCGCAATCTTTTCAGGAAAAGTTACGCTAAAAAAGTGAAACAAAGCTCGTCAAAAAATCTCCTGCACAAAAGTGACTAAACCTTCGCTACTCTTCATGCTGATTTATGCAAGCCAAGACGGAAGCACAACTTAACAGCACTAACGCGCAACTGTTGCAGCGCATCCGCATTGCAAAGCAGGCACAAAATTATGATTATGCCATAGCTCTATATCAAAACATATTGGCCACTGAACCTGAATTTATCGAAGGCCGCAGAGAGCTACGTGCATTGTGTATTGCTAAGTATAAGACCCTCAGTCCTCTTACGCGGCAGATGAATAGCGTAAAGGTGAGCGCGCTTCTCGTGAAAGCTGCCGCAGAAGCCAAAAGAAATCCAAAAGAAGCATTAAAAACATTGGAAGAGGCTTTGGCTCTCGAGCCGCATAATCAAAGGGCGAATTCGTTGCTTGCGGAAATCGGCATACAAGAAGGCCTAAAGGAAATGACAGCATTGGCTTATGAAACCTTGCGAGACGCTAAGCCTAACGACACCGATAACCTCTATAAGTTGGCGCTAACCTACAAGGATTTGGGCGAACTCGAGAAAGCGCGGATGACACTGGAGAGACTCGTTCAGATCGATCCAACGAATGGTGAAGCGCTGAGCTTATTGAAAAACGTTACGGCTAGCATCACTTCTAAGAGTGGTGGGTGGGAACAAGCACAAGACTATCGAAGTCTGATTAAAGACCAAGAACAAGCAGCCCTACTTGAACAGGCCTCAAAAGTCGTCAAAAGTGAAGAGGCGATTCTTGAACAAATCAACACGCTTTATGCGCGTCTCCAAGCAGAACCTAACAATATTCCTATAGCCAAGCAGATTGCGCAGCTCTGTCGTCAACGTGGAGACCTTACTACGGCATTGGAGTGGTATCGTTATGCGTATGAATTGTCTGGACGCGCAGATCCAGTGATTGAGAAAGCAATCAGTGATATAGAGCTTGAAATGATTGATGAGCAACTCAAGACTTTGAGCGGAGAACAGAGCGCCGAACGCGAAGCCTTACTTCAACGCAAAGCCCAACTACACCTGGAGCAGTGCCGCCAGCGCGTTGCAAAGTATCCGAATGATAACCAATTTCGATTTGAGCTTGGTGAGGCGCTTTATCGGGCAGGCCAATACCGTGAGGCTTTGCGAGAATTGCAGCTTGGGATGAGACAACCCTCCGTTCGTTTACGTGCGATGAATCTTATCGGGCAAGCTTACCACCATCTTGGAATGAATGATCTTGCTGTGAAGCAACTTCAAACTGCTGCCGATGAGATCCCGATCATGGACGACCTTAAAAAGGAGATACTCTACAATCTCGCCCAAGTGCTTTTTTCACTAGGCCAAAAAGATGCTGCTATTGAGCGGCTCAAGCTTATCTATGAAGTGGATATGTCGTATCGGGATGTTGCGGATCTTGTTGAAAAGTCTTATCAACAGTCGTAGAAGGCTGGCCTTTCAGATCGAAGTCTCGGGTTCTTTTAATTGAAGCTGAGGGAGGATGCGATCGAGTAAGAGGTCGAGTGCTTTTTCTGGGCTGAGGAGATCGGTGCGGATCTCGATTTCGGGGTTTTCTGGCGGTTCATAAGGGGCAGAGATGCCGGTAAAATTCTTGATCTCGCCAGCTAGCGCTTTGGCATAGAGGCCTTTTGGATCTCTTTTTTGGCAAACTTCTAGTGGGGCGTTGATGTAGATTTCGATGAATGGGATTTTGGTCTCTGTGATGATGGCTCGAGCTCGTTCTCGATCGAGTCGGTAGGGAGAGATGAAAGAAGTGATGACGATCAGGCCAGCTTCAGCCATTAGTTTAGCGACTTCGGAGGCGCGTCGAATGTTTTCTGAGCGTGCTGCGGGTGAAAAATCTAAGTCACGGTTAAGTCCGAAACGCAAATTGTCTCCATCCA
The nucleotide sequence above comes from Candidatus Methylacidiphilales bacterium. Encoded proteins:
- a CDS encoding adenylyltransferase/cytidyltransferase family protein — protein: MKRVVPLDEVGVYRAKLRAEGKKVVGTNGCFDILHYGHVCYLERARAYGDFLWVGINSDAAVRALKGDGRPINTAEDRAGVLGALRFVDAVTIFDHVRATVFLEALQPDVYVKGGDYTEESLDPEELKVLRGCGARIVIEPFVAGRSTTRIIERIANVR
- the purN gene encoding phosphoribosylglycinamide formyltransferase, which encodes MKPLLRLGVLGSGKGSNFLAIHEAIQAGKLHAEIRLVVSDREDAGIVEHARRLGYPIWVLPLSRYKTRLEPELEGELVERLREAGCEWVILAGYMRVVKAPLLEAYRGRILNIHPSLLPDFKGLEAWKQALAAGVKKTGCTVHYVDESLDGGEILAQREVPVWPDDTPEELHRRIQEAEHILYPEVLEKLWQKEHGLTLD
- the trpE gene encoding anthranilate synthase component I, translating into MSEITPTIGEFNHWAEQGNVIPIQKTLAADWITPLAAYEKLAKDNRYAFILESVERGHRFARYSIIGAGPCVVMMARDGIEEWIWADGRCERREVKDPLRSLEGHMRRYVIPKGMPSLPFFCGGAIGFLAYEAGCVFEPVVPRAREDDLGVPDFYFIICDEVVVFDHEKHVIHIVVNVHLSAERDFSRVYTDAVGRIGIIESVLCEAHEINPIPMGLVGEAIESSVNMTRDYYCQMVARMQRYIEAGDIFQVVPSQRWCVAYDHDPILLYRALRAINPSPYMFCLKFDSLALVGSSPEVHVRCVQGRATIRPIAGTRPRHEDAERDRAIAEELLADEKERAEHLMLVDLARNDLGRVCRYDTVHVTDFMVIERYSHVMHIVSNVEGRLREDVTPYDVLRATFPAGTVTGAPKIRAMQIIAENEPTCRGTYAGAVGYFSYAGNLDSCIAIRTWLIKDGKAYLQAGGGLVADSTPEGEYLESCNKAQAGLKAMSWAVALSKRKIRAGSIVQ
- a CDS encoding aminodeoxychorismate/anthranilate synthase component II, with the protein product MSGQNSTFLIIDNYDSFTYNLVQYLGELGATVIVKRNDAISVAEIRKMNPVGIVISPGPKRPEDAGVCNEVIAELGQRIPILGVCLGHQCIGHVFGGEIVRAPRLMHGKTSLILHQGESVFAGLPSPFAATRYHSLIVRKETLPECLKITATADTPDQEIMGLMHKEWPIHGVQFHPESILTEHGKDLLKNFMKIASAT
- a CDS encoding PHP domain-containing protein is translated as MKLNIDLHCHSRFSADGVADPEEMVQVAKERGLQGFAITDHNTCACVDYFLQLGLMREDGLPVDNFLIIPGQEITTSAGHLLALGVRLPDLKGIDPSEAVKIIHEHGGLAIPPHPYDYFRAGIREATLQAIRWDAIEVFNAATTFRHCNRRAYEFALGAHLPMTAGSDAHHAEMIGIAYTILDADEFSVNGVLRAIQKGPERMERYLRKRDALRKTWRNLFRKSYAKKVKQSSSKNLLHKSD
- a CDS encoding tetratricopeptide repeat protein; this translates as MQAKTEAQLNSTNAQLLQRIRIAKQAQNYDYAIALYQNILATEPEFIEGRRELRALCIAKYKTLSPLTRQMNSVKVSALLVKAAAEAKRNPKEALKTLEEALALEPHNQRANSLLAEIGIQEGLKEMTALAYETLRDAKPNDTDNLYKLALTYKDLGELEKARMTLERLVQIDPTNGEALSLLKNVTASITSKSGGWEQAQDYRSLIKDQEQAALLEQASKVVKSEEAILEQINTLYARLQAEPNNIPIAKQIAQLCRQRGDLTTALEWYRYAYELSGRADPVIEKAISDIELEMIDEQLKTLSGEQSAEREALLQRKAQLHLEQCRQRVAKYPNDNQFRFELGEALYRAGQYREALRELQLGMRQPSVRLRAMNLIGQAYHHLGMNDLAVKQLQTAADEIPIMDDLKKEILYNLAQVLFSLGQKDAAIERLKLIYEVDMSYRDVADLVEKSYQQS